Proteins found in one Quercus robur chromosome 2, dhQueRobu3.1, whole genome shotgun sequence genomic segment:
- the LOC126708942 gene encoding homeobox-leucine zipper protein HAT22-like produces MGLDDVCNAGLALALGSHDKQENHDHLQPDHHQEKKKKKRKKEKFSLKYDHLFPSLTLGPSDETSYTYQLATTKKEAGKAVLGGDSVDYLPNKQASSLSAVSSFSNSSSIKRERELSGGEEEIEVERVSSRVSDEDEEASPRKKLRLTKEQSAILEDNFKEHATLNPKQKQDLAHKLNLRPRQVEVWFQNRRARTKLKQTEVDCELLKKCCERLTDENKKLQKELQELKSLKLSAPFYMQLPAATLTMCPSCERICNGGDGSSTSPFSIGPSKPHFFNPFTHPSAAC; encoded by the exons ATGGGTCTCGATGATGTTTGTAACGCAGGCCTTGCTCTTGCACTAGGCTCCCACGACAAGCAAGAAAATCACGATCACTTGCAGCCTGATCATcatcaagaaaagaagaaaaagaagaggaagaaggagaagTTTTCTCTAAAGTATGACCACCTTTTCCCTTCTCTTACGTTAGGCCCATCGGATGAGACTTCTTACACATACCAATTGGCTACAACAAAGAAAGAAGCTGGAAAAGCAGTACTAGGTGGTGATTCTGTGGATTATTTGCCTAATAAACAGGCATCTTCTCTTAGTGCAGTATCATCTTTTTCTAATTCATCTAGCatcaagagggagagagaattaTCTGGTGGTGAAGAAGAGATTGAGGTAGAGAGAGTCTCTTCAAGGGTAAGCgatgaagatgaggaagctAGTCCAAGGAAGAAACTTAGACTCACCAAAGAACAATCGGCTATCTTAGAAGACAACTTTAAAGAACATGCTACTCTCAATCCT AAGCAAAAACAAGACTTGGCACACAAGTTGAATCTACGGCCGCGGCAAGTAGAAGTGTGGTTCCAGAATCGGAGAGCCAG GACTAAGCTGAAGCAAACTGAAGTAGATTGTGAATTATTGAAGAAATGCTGTGAAAGACTAACAGATGAGAACAAGAAGCTACAGAAAGAGCTCCAGGAGCTTAAGTCACTGAAACTATCTGCACCCTTTTATATGCAGCTTCCTGCAGCCACTCTCACTATGTGTCCCTCTTGTGAAAGGATTTGCAATGGTGGTGATGGCTCTTCTACAAGTCCTTTCTCGATTGGACCATCAAAGCCTCACTTCTTTAATCCCTTCACACATCCATCTGCAGCTTGCTAG